The following are encoded in a window of Plasmodium vivax chromosome 10, whole genome shotgun sequence genomic DNA:
- a CDS encoding hypothetical protein, conserved (encoded by transcript PVX_079775A), giving the protein MSVASLFLTPLKGKLLNKVKNDKGYLLYSTVAKRFGELHQPRTTSEKKSHLEMIDEVYFDMADAMKEKNKLEMEEYSSLHRNISEIILSHNTSKKSEVVKNIMRYCIELSRSSKTDDQGSGNKKKKKKGGDPNEVQLTEEEKKKDVLDIIKCNIKEHSSQFNSCEIGIILKCLLKIRVNDPCMVNTLLQHYFRRNVKFSQYGSLYVLYAFAKLKLLPEHENNFKLLCSDIVKKINNFEFKNLCLICNYLSSLYNFNRFYIRNVVQQICSHLTGKDSQRENPPEGDAGVYPDSAWCPDSIHYVANACARVNHLNKELFHFLKNKIEEKAAYFSIDQLVSLTNAYSKFKSAEEANFLTLYIRIAEELINKSYLLKPRHLSVLANSFNNACVLHEELFHIITQNSLHLLGSFEPKQIVMIIHAYVNIGLSNNALLESIWNTASVFIEEYTLQELSMLLQAYTKSSQHRQDFFLQLSRKIYSLITTSYPFLEQNGKANSITYTYKKYVQMIEKAKGVLNLTPERTTSEELFSILYLLINHQYFCSYVDNLSTVVGAKQDCPLHSGGHTQSGSPPKGPPTGNEMNRSKHLISFEGHTLEGEKDESHAFATRTVGMEEVTHIKHCSGHNSETSPLTPTLSGKTKRQNGVDPNEHPNPDRGDTQVKHLHESGSPSGNNPPSELPKMNYSNCSVSHPLETDQMEQLLITHLSKDINSTLVCSIIYSLIKGNCLLQYDLLICLSKLALIFLKQFKSSELANVCSALSEAYVRASDENNRQNELIAKRQNGRDSLDTADEGAAPSETTSTLRVHPPNGKNKTEKNAPTYDEQLYNSSKQYLTMCILFFDNVQSHLGKKKSSFTDVHSTYKLITAFGGLRMSKYSSISLHLFRLSLLEIKQLSYLPLQKMANAFMQMNVYNEDVYAFINKIQKTKRNK; this is encoded by the exons ATGAGTGtagcttccctttttctcaCCCCCCTAAAGGGTAAACTACTCAACAAAGTGAAAAACGACAAAGGGTACCTCCTGTACAGCACGGTGGCCAAACGGTTTGGAGAACTTCACCAGCCAAGAACAACAAGCGAAAAGAAGAGTCACCTCGAAATGATTGACGAGGTGTACTTTGACATGGCGGACGCGAtgaaagaaaagaacaaactAGAAATGGAAGAATATAGCAGCCTGCATAGAAACATTTCCGAAATTATTTTGAGCCACAACACATCTAAGAAGAGCGAAGTTGTGAAGAACATAATGAGGTACTGCATCGAGTTGAGCAGAAGTAGCAAAACGGACGATCAAGGAAGTGgaaataagaagaaaaaaaaaaaagggggagacccGAACGAAGTGCAACTAacggaagaggaaaaaaaaaaagacgtcCTGGACATCATCAAGTGCAACATAAAGGAGCACTCCAGCCAGTTCAACTCCTGCGAAATAGGAATCATCCTCAAGTGCCTCCTCAAAATTAGAGTGAACGACCCATGCATGGTAAACACACTACTGCAACACTATTTTAGACGAAATGTGAAGTTCTCTCAGTATGGGTCTTTATACGTACTGTACGCTTTTGCCAAGTTGAAGCTTCTCCCGGAgcatgaaaataatttcaaacTGTTGTGCTCAgatattgtgaaaaaaattaacaattttgagTTCAAAAATTTATGCCTTATTTGTAACTACTTGTCTTCGCTGTACAATTTTAACAGATTTTACATCCGAAATGTGGTGCAGCAGATATGCTCACACCTTACTGGGAAAGACTCACAGAGGGAAAACCCCCCTGAGGGAGACGCAGGCGTATACCCCGATTCAGCGTGGTGCCCTGATTCGATTCACTACGTGGCGAATGCATGTGCTAGGGTTAACCACTTGAACAAAGAactgtttcattttttgaagaacaaaattgaagagaaAGCCGCGTACTTCTCCATAGACCAGCTGGTTTCCCTAACAAACGCGTACAGCAAATTTAAAAGTGCGGAAGAGGCAAACTTCTTAACGTTATACATACGCATAGCAGaggaattaataaataaatcgTATCTGCTCAAACCAAGACATTTGAGCGTTTTAGCCAATTCGTTTAATAACGCATGTGTGTTGCACGAGGAACTGTTTCATATCATCACACAAAATAGCCTACACCTTTTGGGTTCTTTTGAACCGAAGCAGATCGTAATGATAATACATGCGTATGTAAATATTGGCTTGTCAAATAATGCACTTCTAGAATCCATCTGGAATACTGCCTCGGTATTTATTGAGGAATACACCCTGCAGGAGTTGTCCATGCTGTTGCAGGCCTATACGAAGAGTTCACAACACCGGCAggatttcttcctccaacTGAGCCGAAAAATTTATTCCCTCATTACGACGTCTTATCCATTTTTggagcaaaatgggaaggccAATTCTATAACGTACACTTATAAGAAGTACGTTCAAATGATCGAAAAGGCCAAGGGGGTTCTCAATTTAACTCCAGAAAGGACCACCTCAGAAGAGCTCTTCTCCATTTTATACCTTTTGATTAATCACCAATATTTTTGCAGTTATGTGGATAACCTCTCAACTGTGGTGGGTGCCAAACAGGATTGTCCTCTCCATTCGGGGGGGCACACCCAAAGTGGGAGCCCCCCAAAGGGACCACCAACAGGGAATGAAATGAATCGAAGCAAACATCTTATCAGCTTTGAAGGACACACGTTGGAGGGCGAAAAGGACGAGTCACACGCTTTTGCGACCAGAACGGTGGGGATGGAAGAAGTTACTCACATTAAGCATTGCAGTGGCCATAACAGTGAGACGTCTCCTTTGACCCCAACCCTATCTGGTAAAACCAAAAGGCAGAATGGTGTCGATCCAAATGAGCATCCCAACCCTGACAGGGGTGACACCCAAGTGAAACATCTCCATGAGAGTGGCTCCCCTAGTGGAAACAACCCCCCGTCCGAACTACCCAAAATGAACTACTCTAACTGCTCAGTTAGCCACCCCCTAGAAACAGACCAAATGGAACAACTGCTTATAACCCACCTGAGCAAGGACATAAATTCCACCTTGGTATGCTCAATAATTTATTCCCTAATTAAAGGGAACTGCTTGCTCCAGTACGACTTGCTCATCTGCCTATCCAAATTAGCCCTCATCTTTCTCAAGCAGTTTAAAAGTTCCGAGCTAGCCAATGTGTGTTCCGCTCTCTCAGAGGCTTACGTACGTGCCTCGGATGAAAATAATAGGCAGAATGAACTCATAGCGAAACGGCAAAATGGGAGGGACTCTTTGGATACCGCTGACGAGGGAGCTGCTCCGTCTGAAACTACCTCAACATTGAGAGTGCACCCCCCCaatgggaaaaacaaaacggagaAGAACGCACCAACCTACGATGAACAGCTCTACAATTCGTCCAAGCAATACTTAACCATGTGCATCCTCTTTTTCGATAACGTGCAATCCCAtttgggaaagaaaaaaagttccTTTACCGATGTGCACAGTACGTACAAATTGATAACTGCCTTTGGGGGGCTGCGGATGAGCAAGTACTCCTCCATCTCTTTGCATTTATTTAGGCTCTCTCTCCTGGAGATTAAGCAGCTGTCCTATTTGCCCCTCCAGAAGATG GCAAACGCGTTCATGCAGATGAACGTCTACAATGAAGACGTCTATGCgtttataaacaaaatacaGAAGACGAAACGGAACAAGTGA
- a CDS encoding hypothetical protein, conserved (encoded by transcript PVX_079785A), whose protein sequence is MVNPNFPTNGNRRKEMNDETIYGYSNKEVKNKILDKENMIKNKVYNRASSSLKKKNYYEKLNAANNEEKEFVKPKNTVLSEHIGKNYVEKKYGDNNNLAKDRSKFRRIGYYNEENSLKANSAYDDVNNAAAGKGVVPNSIGNPPHRKFNDLKAVPGGGGGNNTEVVVNSAKGGAAEGAHSQKQNFDHFGKKNLMYTKSNNDHNANYNYSKMSRNQNKYGNADFRDPPQGAVPVGTTGVATQGVAPPLPPQPISYMGRDKLYQKNQSEQNGNPNMNNVMGGKGSYKNESLAPKDKILNEENFIENNQMSDNDVATGLGHDFQRNKNVPTSKNSMMNPKNVSKMGVNQGKHNDDMVVDHERATNNYPLKQHNFNMKRNMYANYPNASKNEKNMPHHKYAVDKDGNRKKEHQNFSLSTIDSNFSHQNAFDKKFGSKFVDPHMKDRMEGIKENPAEFNAPSLGEAKGEGKKYPKILANNNEKGMSAADRGGVPLGGNEEDEYVPIDEYNHCVQVVGVATTNSCVNNSAGGNNAKQSFKKDGGGNAPSGSGNASLGEKQRFFDRADINAASKSYEYNAIDSGKVSPEFGNDSANMMTCEGRGGNVENANDAVSNVPAVNVNTVNLASANRVSKGNTAANTHHLRDKNLPPGVNPYGSTPKYEDAKQVRKRSNNMQGTYKGKKATMYDPPNDEDYQRYPSSEDYNINSNNGNHVNNFFYENVNDNEEERISENANDDVDSDENEYNPRKEHNYANRKMNYKHYPERSVKRLHHDTMMNYPKDSKKSGSYGPAFKTYSGEYYPDEECTAQMDCAYEEYREEAYPDVSYSDMENPEDTRNYQRSYSHDSKSEKGALTIIRLPAENKKQVKKKKKNVVSYGKSLVEMYSTAIPISEQVDPYALKALSKNENLNEKIYALIPKSVVEVSEYDDVTHVTLQSSSPLFVNQNDNVKQHIITTTHHQKSDDIPNIASCVVPESDESLKESLEKSKESLSGGENDKNVMQRCGESALCTSLKSIIRGTSLRNKSGSSLSVKFKLSQGDQENKSQGKNENKSKSLKGEDSEKELNKKIEDHILSEELRNLKIDKSVAEKKRASIFDEPKTRLRQEKKSEPNNKVVLDSNKVKNATEIKLKKIQHVTGLLEKYDIPNPFESYTMDPIDYSQLAGKNNSAKLMSLAHTVSNNYYKYILKSMEKEEIKEVFNEKRKKMILKLIALLGNQINSEIKKRFAEANAEGTSKEGEMKKKDNVKPKMSPKEREIKVEEHNLICQYWEKQSECMSMLIKEWNKISEILESINVDPNNMVSSLISLYGEKTVSDFHLSFDQIKESNIELDVNVDDISIPNIGEPPENKFDPAGMTVESLIQDMKWDADLEFSLNQIREEWKNENKQNKKLIQKKIVEGIKHRIGLLDYLNKVEVNLNAFAKIIEGRMISNDDVKSQLRSMQDLNEDGILSKLLENLECNKMDINADSFKTPTSFFISHHLPMTMCSLSDKSKMDDVEEPEENGSSGNGNGGGSGEGGGDGSGDGSGDGSGSGNGSGGGSGSSNDNGKGNDNQSEHEQNKENEKNSDENTSEEKQSVDEEKA, encoded by the exons ATGGTTAACCCAAATTTTCCAACTAATGGAAATAGACGAAAGGAAATGAATGATGAAACGATATATGGTTACAGCAACAAAGAGGTcaagaataaaattttagacAAAGagaatatgataaaaaataaagtttatAACAGAGCTAGCAGtagtttgaaaaaaaaaaattattacgaaAAGTTAAATGCCGCCAATAATGAGGAAAAGGAATTTGTCAAGCCGAAAAACACCGTTCTGAGTGAACATATTGGCAAAAATTACGTCGAAAAGAAGTATGGCGACAACAACAATTTGGCGAAGGATCGATCCAAGTTTCGAAGGATTGGTTACTATAATGAGGAGAATAGCTTAAAAGCGAATTCCGCGTATGACGATGTGAATAATGCAGCGGCAGGTAAGGGTGTTGTCCCCAACTCCATTGGCAACCCTCCGCATCGCAAGTTTAACGATTTAAAGGCGGTTCCAGGTGGAGGTGGCGGCAACAACACCGAGGTGGTTGTGAACAGCGCGAAAGGTGGCGCCGCGGAGGGGGCACACAGTCAGAAGCAAAATTTCGATCACTTCGGAAAGAAGAATTTAATGTATACCAAAAGTAACAATGATCATAACGCGAATTATAACTACTCCAAGATGAGCAGGAATCAGAACAAGTATGGCAATGCCGATTTTAGGGATCCCCCACAAGGGGCAGTTCCGGTAGGGACAACAGGGGTAGCAACACAAGGGGTGGCACCACCGTTACCACCTCAGCCCATTTCCTACATGGGAAGGGACAAACTATACCAGAAAAACCAGAGTGAACAGAATGGTAACCCCAATATGAACAACGTCATGGGTGGAAAGGGCAGCTATAAAAATGAGAGCCTAGCACCaaaggataaaattttgaatgaGGAAAATTTTATCGAAAATAACCAAATGAGTGATAACGATGTAGCAACAGGTTTGGGGCACGACTTCCAgaggaataaaaatgttcctaCAAGTAAGAATTCCATGATGAACCCAAAAAATGTGtccaaaatgggggtaaACCAAGGGAAGCATAATGACGACATGGTTGTGGACCACGAAAGAGCCACAAATAATTACCCATTGAAACAGCATAACTTTAATATGAAAAGAAACATGTATGCGAATTACCCCAATGCGtcgaaaaatgagaaaaatatgcCCCATCATAAGTACGCGGTGGATAAGGATGGAAATCGGAAAAAAGAGCACCAGAATTTTTCCCTAAGTACTATAGACTCTAATTTTTCTCATCAAAATGCTTTTGACAAAAAGTTCGGTTCTAAATTTGTCGACCCACATATGAAGGATAGAATGGAGGGCATTAAGGAAAACCCAGCTGAGTTTAATGCCCCCTCCCTGGGTGAGGCCAAAggagaaggtaaaaaatatcCCAAAATTTTGGCCAACAATAATGAAAAGGGAATGAGTGCAGCGGATAGAGGTGGTGTCCCATTAGGCGGTAACGAGGAGGATGAATACGTTCCCATAGATGAATACAATCACTGCGTCCAAGTGGTAGGTGTGGCCACCACCAATAGTTGCGTGAACAATAGTGCAGGTGGTAATAACGCTAAGCAGTCATTTAAGAAagacgggggggggaatgcTCCTAGTGGGAGTGGAAATGCCAGcttgggggagaagcagagaTTTTTTGACCGGGCAGATATAAATGCTGCTTCGAAAAGTTACGAGTATAATGCAATCGATTCGGGCAAAGTGTCCCCAGAATTTGGTAACGATAGTGCAAATATGATGACATGTGAGGGGAGAGGCGGGAACGTGGAGAACGCAAATGATGCCGTCTCAAACGTGCCTGCGGTTAATGTCAATACAGTCAACCTGGCTAGTGCCAATAGAGTGTCCAAGGGGAATACAGCTGCTAATACGCACCATCTGAGAGATAAGAATCTCCCGCCAGGTGTAAATCCGTATGGCAGTACCCCCAAGTATGAGGACGCTAAACAGGTGAGAAAACGTTCCAATAATATGCAAGGGACGTATAAAGGTAAGAAGGCCACGATGTATGATCCTCCAAATGATGAAGACTACCAGAGGTACCCCTCATCAGAggattataatattaatagtaataatGGCAACcatgtgaataattttttttacgaaaatgtgaatgaCAACGAGGAGGAGCGTATCAGCGAAAACGCCAACGACGATGTTGACTCGGATGAGAATGAGTACAACCCGAGAAAGGAACATAATTATGCGAAtcgaaaaatgaattataagCACTACCCAGAGAGGAGTGTGAAGAGACTTCACCACGATACCATGATGAATTACCCAAAGGACAGTAAAAAAAGCGGCTCCTATGGCCCTGCGTTTAAGACCTACTCGGGGGAGTATTACCCCGACGAGGAGTGCACGGCCCAGATGGACTGTGCTTATGAGGAGTACCGGGAGGAGGCCTACCCCGACGTCTCCTACTCAG ACATGGAGAACCCTGAGGATACGCGGAATTACCAGCGGAGCTATTCACACGACTCCAAAAGTG AAAAAGGCGCGCTCACAATCATCAGACTGCCAGCCGAGAACAAAAAAcaagtaaagaaaaaaaaaaagaacgtaGTTAGTTATGGGAAGTCCCTAGTCGAAATGTATAGTACAGCCATCCCGATAAGCGAACAAGTGGACCCCTATGCATTAAAGGCACTCTCAAAGAacgaaaatttaaatgagaaaatatACGCACTGATTCCAAAGTCAGTGGTTGAGGTTAGTGAATATGATGATGTTACTCACGTTACTTTGCAGTCCTCTTCGCCCCTCTTCGTTAATCAAAATGATAATGTGAAGCAGCACATTATAACCACCACGCACCATCAGAAGAGCGATGACATTCCGAATATCGCGTCTTGTGTCGTTCCGGAGTCCGACGAGTCGTTGAAAG AGTCGCTGGAAAAGTCGAAGGAGTCCCTAAGCGGAGGAGAAAAcgataaaaatgtaatgcaGCGTTGTGGTGAATCGGCGTTATGCACATCC CTCAAGTCCATAATCAGGGGGACGTCGCTCAGAAACAAAAGCGGGTCGTCGCTGAGCGTCAAGTTTAAGCTGTCCCAAGGGGACCAGGAAAACAAATCGcaagggaaaaatgaaaacaaaagtAAATCCCTGAAGGGGGAAGATAGTGAAAaggaattaaataaaaaaatagaagatcACATCCTATCGGAAGAattaagaaatttaaaaattgacaaaagcgttgcggagaaaaaaagggcttcGATATTTGATGAGCCCAAAACGAGACTGAGACAGGAGAAGAAAAGCGAACCAAATAACAAAGTCGTTTTGGATtcaaataaagtaaaaaatgctacagaaattaagttaaaaaaaattcagcacGTTACTGGGTTGCTCGAAAAATATGACATTCCGAACCCCTTCGAGAGCTACACCATGGACCCCATAGATTACTCCCAGTTGGCTGGGAAGAATAACAGCGCGAAGTTGATGAGTCTGGCCCACACG gttTCGAACAACTACTACAAGTACATCCTAAAGAgcatggaaaaggaagaaattaaagaagTCTTCAAcgagaagcgaaaaaaaatgatcctCAAATTGATAGCCTTGCTAGGGAACCAAATAAATTCAGAAATTAAGAAAAGATTTGCGGAGGCCAATGCGGAGGGCACCTCCAAGGAAGGGGAAATG aaaaaaaaagacaatgTGAAGCCAAAAATGAGCCCAaaggaaagggaaataaaagtTGAAGAACATAATTTGATATGCCAGTACTGGGAAAAGCAGAGCGAATGCATGAGCATGCTAATAAAGGAGTGGAATAAGATCTCCGAAATTTTAGAATCGATAAACGTAGATCCTAATAACATGGTTAGTTCTCTCATCTCCCTGTATGGTGAAAAAACGGTCAGCGATTTTCACCTCAGCTTCGACCAGATAAAGGAATCCAACATCGAGTTGGACGTAAACGTTGATGACATTTCCATTCCGAACATTGGGGAGCCCCCCGAGAATAAGTTCGACCCGGCTGGGATGACGGTGGAGAGCTTgattcag GACATGAAGTGGGACGCGGATCTGGAGTTCTCACTTAACCAAATAAGGgaagaatggaaaaatgagaataaGCAGAATAAGAAGCTGATACAGAAGAAG ATCGTGGAAGGAATAAAACACAGAATAGGACTCCTGGACTACCTGAACAAAGTAGAAGTGAACCTGAACGCATTCGCCAAAATAATCGAAGGGAGGATGATATCGAATGATGACGTGAAAAGTCAGTTGAGGTCTATGCAAGACTTAAATGAGGATGGAATTTTGTCCAAACTTTTGGAAAACTTAGaatgtaataaaatggaCATAAATGCAGATTCGTTTAAAACTCCGACGtcgtttttcatttcgcatCATTTGCCGATGACTATGTGTTCACTCAGTGATAAGTCTAAAATGGACGACGTGGAGGAGCCCGAGGAAAACGGAAGTAGCGGTAATGGCAACGGTGGTGGCAGTGGAGAGGGAGGCGGCGACGGTAGTGGTGATGGTAGTGGCGATGGAAGTGGAAGTGGGAACGGAAGCGGAGGCGGAAGTGGAAGCAGCAACGACAATGGCAAGGGAAATGATAACCAGAGTGAGCATGAACAGAAtaaggaaaacgaaaagaattCCGATGAAAATACCAGTgaagagaagcaaagtgTCGACGAAGAGAAGGCCTaa
- a CDS encoding hypothetical protein, conserved (encoded by transcript PVX_079765A) translates to MKKGKSKTKKKLPKGQERYIPTQEEVEKRNAEITRKQQKEEPEKTSEMGSLGGGSMCVTDSQVHSSENEKKTPKKKVRIVVDEKVKEKEAKKEKEEKKPKKEKEEPPK, encoded by the coding sequence atgaagaagggcAAGTcgaaaaccaaaaaaaagcttcCCAAGGGCCAGGAGAGATACATACCGACGcaggaagaagtggaaaaaagaaatgcagaAATTACGAGGAAGCAACAGAAGGAGGAACCCGAGAAGACCTCAGAAATGGGGTCCTTGGGCGGTGGCTCAATGTGCGTGACGGACTCTCAAGTACATAGctcagaaaatgaaaagaagacTCCTAAGAAGAAAGTCAGAATAGTGGTAGACGAAAAggtaaaggaaaaggaagccaaaaaggagaaagaggaaaaaaaaccaaagaaggagaaagaggaaccccccaaGTAG
- a CDS encoding cell cycle regulator protein, putative (encoded by transcript PVX_079780A) translates to MKGFCADNISSQNLMKSSVQRSIKATILKQYPKLEDFIEDIFPKKGPLFLGKCINHVTVIIGNNELLFFQIRNGPWMPNLKLVHKYPFMMPQIQVDKGAIKNVLRGSNIMCPGVTSPGGKLDDVESNTVVQIRAEDKEFACALGITTMSSKEILEVNKDICIENIHYLNDGLWNCKIEN, encoded by the exons ATGAAGGGATTTTGCGCTGACAATATTTCTTCCCAGAATTTGATGAAGTCCTCAGTTCAGAGGAGTATCAAAGCGACG ATTTTAAAGCAATATCCCAAATTAGAAGATTTCATTGAGGATATATTTCCCAAAAAggggcccctttttttaggaaaatg CATAAACCACGTGACTGTAATTATTGGGAACAATGAGTTGctcttttttcaaataaggAATGGTCCTTGGATGCCCAACTTAAAATTAGTGCACAAAT ACCCCTTCATGATGCCACAGATACAAGTTGACAAGGGAGCCATAAAAAACGTCCTGCGTGGGTCGAATATAATGTGTCCTGGAGTTACATCCCCCGGTGGGAAGCTAGACGACGTGGAATCAAACACGGTGGTC CAAATTCGAGCGGAGGACAAAGAGTTCGCGTGTGCCCTAGGAATAACTACCATGTCGTCTAAGGAAAT cTTGGAGGTGAACAAGGATATCTGCattgaaaatatacattacCTGAATGATGGCTTGTggaattgcaaaattgagAATTAG
- a CDS encoding hypothetical protein, conserved (encoded by transcript PVX_079760A) — MDLWDKDYEKAVQTGKEIKKILRQNEKEKKKAKNRAILRGKITEFNQSVRFLQHQLNNDYIKNDKQYIKNESKYKYKVSTLEKMKRDIMNLYEDFASTNEEDASFNINMDFLNDMDNENGSYLNDLNKEELLLKQQNLMKLQDEQLSFLEGTTHNLKNISYNINNELRVHNELLDDIDRDVDETNNLLNRNRNIFERVTNNTSNYFLYVIIAVLTTSLVLFIIIL, encoded by the exons ATGGATTTGTGGGATAAGGACTATGAGAAGGCCGTACAGACAGggaaagaaattaaaaagatattaagacaaaatgaaaaggagaagaagaaggcgaaAAACAGGGCCATtttaagaggaaaaataaccGAGTTTAATCAGAGTGTTAGATTTTTACAGCATCAGCTaaataatgattatataaagaacGACAAACAGTACATAAAGAACGAATCCAAATATAAGTACAAAGTGTCCACCCTGGAAAAGATGAAAAGGGACATAATGAATTTGTATGAGGATTTCGCTTCTACCAATGAGGAG GATGCCTCGTTCAACATAAACATGGATTTTCTGAACGACATGGACAACGAGAATGGCTCATACTTGAACGATTTAAACAAAGAGGAGTTACTCCTGAAGCAGCAGAATTTGATGAAGTTGCAAGATGAGCAGCTGAGCTTTCTGGAAGGCACTACACacaacttaaaaaatatcagcTACAATATAAACAACGAATTGAGGGTTCATAATGAACTGCTGGATGATATAGACAGGGATGTCGATGAGACGAACAATTTGCTTAACAGGAACAGAAACATTTTCGAGAGAGTTACAAATAATACcagtaattattttttgtacgTAATTATTGCCGTGTTGACCACGTCGCTGGTtcttttcataattattctgtag
- a CDS encoding hypothetical protein, conserved (encoded by transcript PVX_079790A; Apicoplast targeted protein. Curated by Stuart Ralph, Walter and Eliza Hall Institute of Medical Research, Australia.), whose product MCLILFFCIYMLHALKGLKINTRTKRGIRLLVTNDGTYKRRLRERNLCLLRSKINLSFWKKKYHERSIDEKLKIIPVYILTNYNNSPYIFHENEKQVCYLFLCPYDAESMLNDIINSNGVRNARNIKIHYLDMQKAYQLINEFLLLKEAEKRNAHVGKNNVCWKLMPSSRQIQNALLFLSFKKRSELVCPIFYVDGYYLQRDSKDIVPLFFDVEDLKAAIEKTPLKRCKIRVLNFVDVIFSDNHKKFGFIPSSKSVAYLDRLKKIGVRKSYF is encoded by the exons ATGTGtttgatcctttttttctgtatatatatgcttcaTGCGTTGAAAGGCTTGAAAATAAACACAAGAACTAAAAGGGGCATACGCTTATTAGTAACTAACGATGGAACGTACAAGAGAAGGCTACGAGAAAGAAACCTGTGCTTATTaaggagcaaaataaatctctccttttggaagaagaaatatcATGAGAGATCCATAGATGAGAAGCTGAAAATCATCCCAGTGTACATATTgacaaattataataattcgCCCTACATATTTcacgaaaatgaaaaacaagtGTGTTACCTTTTTCTTTGTCCGTACGATGCTGAGAGTATGCTGAACGATATAATAAATAGCAATGGGGTGAGAAATGccaggaatataaaaatacattatttgGATATGCAGAAGGCTTATCAGCTGATAAACgaatttttacttttgaaaGAAGCAGAGAAGAGGAATGCCCATGTTggcaaaaataatgtttGCTGGAAATTAATGCCGTCAAGCAGACAAATTCAAAAtgcgcttttatttttatcctttaaaaaaagaagcgaattGGTGTGtcctattttttatgtagacGGGTATTACCTGCAACGGGATTCCAAAGACATTGTGCCTTTGTTTTTCGATGTGGAGGATTTGAAGGCCGCAATTGAAAAAACGCCCCTGAAAAGGTGCAAAATTAGGGTCCTCAATTTTGTCGACGTGATCTTTTCG GACAATCACAAGAAGTTCGGATTCATACCCAGTTCGAAGAGTGTGGCGTACTTGGACAGGTTGAAAAAGATTGGCGTGAGGAAATCGTACTTTTAa
- a CDS encoding hypothetical protein, conserved (encoded by transcript PVX_079770A), with product MIATDQEMQNNADPIMDIIATAPSDSLYFIERINLISAVISISTSFPYLAYLIIHWKECSCNEILRWWIVINSLLQLVQAPVRFFLYFLLRKYKMENERMHIHALRRLTSSKGWKLSKRFSLLNYLWFITGTVVMVVTRKYTRNFYLWFISWSIILSCVFRVFFTVIWFCFFFPYHQNVPKQKKGVPKPFFAEIPTFKYSPDRKLKNESCSICLSDFAEKDDILELRCLHNFHTKCAKKWLSQRRQCPLCQRDVMKNN from the exons ATGATCGCCACCGACCAAGAAATGCAGAACAATGCCGACCCGATAATGGACATCATAGCAACTGCACCAAGTGACTCATTATACTTTATCGAAAGAATAAATCTCATTTCAGCCGTAATAAGCATCAGCACGTCCTTCCCCTACTTGGCGTATCTAATCATTCACTGGAAGGAGTGCTCGTGCAATGAGATCCTCAGATGGTGGATAGTAATTAACAGTTTGCTGCAGCTTGTACAGGCCCCCGTGCGATTCTTTCTGTATTTCCTGTTGAGGAAGTATAAGATGGAAAATGAGCGGATGCACATTCACGC GCTGAGAAGACTGACGAGCTCCAAGGGATGGAAACTGAGCAAACGGTTCAGCCTACTGAACTATTTATGGTTCATTACAGGGACCGTCGTAATGGTCGTGACGAGAAAGTACACGAGGAATTTCTACCTGTGGTTTATATCGTGGTCTATCATCCTGTCATGTGTGTTCCGAGTATTCTTTACAGTCATAtggttttgctttttttttccatatcaTCAAAATGTTCCgaaacagaaaaagggggtgcCGAAACCCTTTTTCGCAGAAATCCCTACCTTTAAATATTCACCAGACAGAAAATTAAAGAACGAGTCCTGCTCCATTTGCCTATCCGACTTTGCCGAAAAGGATGACATTCTTGAGTTAAGGTGTTTACACAACTTCCACACGAAGTGCGCCAAGAAGTGGCTCTCCCAGAGGAGACAGTGCCCGCTCTGCCAAAGGGACGTTATGAAAAACAATTAA